One window of Hymenobacter sp. BRD128 genomic DNA carries:
- a CDS encoding (2Fe-2S)-binding protein — protein sequence MPDQLSSPVGLPPGDDSRRTFMKQAGGLLGFTLTAPLAGRAERLTAYSTVLEGPSPVSLRINGQARALHLEPRTTLLDALREYLDLTGTKKGCDHGQCGACTVHVDGRRINSCLTLAVMSQGKDITTIEGLAKGDALHPMQEAFLKHDGFQCGYCTPGQIMSGVACVREDHATTDDQAREWMSGNLCRCGAYPNILAAVREVAGRLTKG from the coding sequence ATGCCTGACCAGCTTTCTTCTCCTGTCGGCTTGCCGCCGGGCGACGACTCGCGCCGCACCTTCATGAAGCAGGCCGGGGGTCTGCTGGGCTTCACGCTCACGGCCCCGCTGGCCGGCCGGGCCGAGCGCCTGACGGCCTACTCCACAGTGCTGGAAGGGCCTAGCCCGGTCAGCCTGCGCATCAATGGCCAGGCCCGGGCGCTGCACCTGGAGCCGCGCACCACGCTGCTCGACGCTCTGCGCGAGTACCTCGACCTGACGGGCACCAAGAAGGGCTGCGACCACGGCCAGTGCGGGGCCTGCACCGTGCACGTGGATGGCCGCCGCATCAACAGCTGCCTCACGCTGGCCGTGATGAGCCAGGGCAAGGACATCACCACCATCGAGGGGCTAGCGAAGGGCGACGCGCTGCACCCCATGCAGGAAGCGTTTTTGAAGCACGACGGCTTTCAGTGCGGCTACTGCACGCCGGGCCAGATTATGAGCGGCGTGGCCTGCGTGCGGGAAGACCACGCCACCACCGACGACCAGGCCCGCGAGTGGATGAGCGGCAACCTCTGCCGCTGCGGAGCTTACCCTAATATTCTGGCTGCCGTGCGCGAGGTGGCCGGCCGACTCACTAAAGGCTAG
- a CDS encoding aldo/keto reductase — MEKRQLGTSGLEVSALGLGCMGLSFGLGPVTPPAEAVKLIRAAFDRGVTFFDTAEAYGELNEMLVGQALASVRDQVVIATKFGFKEGNAQLGVDSRPERIRLVIEQSLRRMKTDYIDLFYQHRVDPNVPMEDVAGTVKELIAEGKVRHFGLSEAGVPSIRKAHAVQPVAALQSEYSLWWREPEQEILPTLAELGIGFVPFSPLGKGFLTGKIDENTQFDKSDFRNSVPRFSPEARKNNQALVDLLGRIAQQKQATPAQIALAWLLAQKPWIAPIPGTSKLHRLEENLGGASLKLSADDLREIEDAAAQITIEGARYPAALQQLVGR, encoded by the coding sequence ATGGAAAAGCGTCAATTAGGCACCAGTGGCCTCGAAGTATCGGCCCTGGGTTTGGGCTGCATGGGGCTGAGCTTCGGCCTCGGCCCCGTCACTCCTCCCGCCGAAGCGGTGAAACTCATTCGGGCGGCCTTCGACCGGGGCGTTACGTTCTTCGACACGGCCGAGGCCTACGGCGAGCTCAACGAGATGCTGGTGGGCCAGGCGCTAGCCTCGGTGCGCGACCAGGTGGTGATTGCCACCAAGTTTGGCTTTAAGGAAGGCAACGCCCAGCTCGGGGTAGACAGCCGGCCCGAGCGCATCCGGCTCGTTATCGAGCAGTCGCTGCGGCGAATGAAGACCGACTACATCGACCTGTTTTACCAGCACCGCGTGGACCCCAACGTGCCAATGGAAGACGTAGCCGGCACGGTGAAGGAACTCATCGCCGAAGGCAAGGTGCGGCATTTCGGCCTTTCCGAAGCGGGCGTGCCGAGCATCCGTAAGGCGCACGCCGTGCAGCCGGTGGCGGCTTTACAGAGCGAATACTCGCTGTGGTGGCGCGAGCCGGAACAGGAAATCCTGCCCACGCTGGCGGAACTGGGCATCGGCTTCGTGCCGTTCAGCCCGCTGGGCAAAGGCTTTTTGACGGGCAAGATTGACGAGAACACCCAGTTCGACAAGTCGGATTTTCGCAATAGCGTGCCGCGCTTTTCGCCCGAGGCCCGCAAGAATAACCAGGCGCTGGTGGACCTGCTGGGTCGTATCGCGCAGCAGAAGCAGGCTACGCCCGCCCAGATTGCCCTGGCCTGGCTGCTGGCCCAAAAGCCCTGGATTGCGCCCATCCCCGGCACCTCCAAGCTGCACCGGCTGGAAGAAAACCTGGGTGGGGCCAGCCTTAAGCTGTCGGCCGATGACCTGCGCGAAATCGAGGACGCGGCGGCCCAGATTACCATTGAGGGCGCGCGCTACCCCGCCGCCCTGCAGCAGTTGGTGGGCCGCTAG
- a CDS encoding aldo/keto reductase yields MQAVTLNNGVQMPLLGFGVFQVPDPAECERSVLEALRVGYRLLDTAAAYLNEEAVGSAIRQSGVPREELFVTTKLWVQDASYEGAKAAFETSRRKLGLDYLDLYLIHQPFGDVYGAWRAMEELYHAGKIRAIGISNFQPDRVMDFLVHQQVKPAVNQIETHPFHQQVDTQQFLQDNGVQIEAWGPFAEGKNDLFHNEVLAGVAAKYQRSIAQVVLRWLTQRGVVAIPKSVRPERMAENFRIFDFELNAEDMQTIATLDSKTSAFFDHRDPNVVKWIGERKIHD; encoded by the coding sequence ATGCAGGCAGTCACGTTAAATAATGGGGTACAGATGCCCTTGTTGGGCTTCGGGGTATTTCAGGTGCCCGACCCGGCCGAGTGCGAGCGCAGCGTGCTGGAGGCCCTGCGCGTGGGCTACCGCTTGCTCGACACGGCGGCGGCGTACCTGAACGAGGAAGCCGTGGGCAGCGCCATCCGCCAGAGTGGGGTGCCGCGCGAGGAGTTGTTCGTAACTACCAAGCTCTGGGTGCAGGATGCGAGCTACGAGGGAGCCAAGGCGGCTTTCGAGACGTCGCGGCGCAAGCTCGGGCTCGACTACCTCGACCTCTACCTCATTCACCAGCCCTTCGGCGACGTGTACGGGGCCTGGCGGGCGATGGAAGAGTTGTACCACGCCGGTAAAATCCGGGCCATCGGGATTAGCAACTTCCAGCCCGACCGGGTGATGGACTTCCTGGTACACCAGCAGGTGAAGCCGGCTGTGAATCAGATTGAGACGCACCCCTTTCACCAGCAAGTAGATACGCAACAGTTCTTGCAGGACAACGGCGTGCAGATTGAAGCCTGGGGGCCGTTTGCGGAGGGCAAGAACGACTTGTTTCACAACGAGGTACTGGCCGGCGTGGCGGCTAAGTATCAGCGCAGCATCGCGCAGGTAGTGCTGCGCTGGCTCACGCAACGCGGGGTAGTAGCCATCCCGAAATCGGTGCGGCCCGAGCGCATGGCCGAGAACTTCCGCATTTTTGACTTCGAGCTGAACGCCGAGGACATGCAGACCATCGCCACGCTCGACAGCAAAACCAGCGCCTTTTTTGACCACCGCGACCCCAACGTGGTAAAATGGATTGGCGAGCGCAAAATTCACGACTAG
- a CDS encoding AraC family transcriptional regulator yields the protein MALREPTISPLPPTSAPAPPQLTAATSRFNVFERGQFCRQPVSYSRRDFYKISLVTGTGRLSYATRAILLDRPALMFSNPLVPYSWEPISAEQGGYFCLFTEGFLSPDRSVSLQESPLFKVNSDPVYFVNDEQFGTFSHLFCKMAAEMESGYVHKQDLLRTYVQLLLHEALKMQPHTAYHQPPNATARLVSLFLELLERQFPIDAPAPGLQLRTPSDFANQLSVHVNHLNRAVRETTGKTTGTHLAERVVTEAKALLLHTNWGTAEIAYGLGFEYPNYFNNFFKKHTGHAPTTWREQTTLAAGEQGKVLVVAQ from the coding sequence ATGGCATTACGTGAACCTACCATTTCTCCCCTCCCGCCTACTTCGGCCCCGGCACCTCCACAACTCACGGCGGCCACCAGCCGATTTAATGTGTTTGAGCGGGGGCAGTTTTGCCGGCAGCCGGTGAGCTACAGCCGGCGCGACTTCTATAAGATTTCGCTGGTTACAGGCACCGGGCGACTGAGCTACGCCACGCGGGCCATCCTGCTCGACCGGCCGGCCCTGATGTTTTCGAACCCACTGGTGCCGTACTCCTGGGAGCCCATTTCAGCCGAACAGGGCGGCTACTTCTGTTTGTTTACGGAGGGCTTTCTCAGCCCTGACCGCTCGGTGAGTTTACAGGAGTCGCCCTTATTCAAGGTCAACAGTGACCCCGTATACTTCGTGAACGACGAGCAGTTCGGCACCTTCAGCCACCTATTTTGCAAGATGGCGGCCGAGATGGAGTCGGGCTACGTGCACAAGCAGGATTTGCTACGCACCTACGTGCAACTCTTACTACATGAGGCGCTAAAGATGCAGCCGCATACTGCTTATCACCAGCCGCCGAATGCCACGGCCCGTCTCGTGTCCCTGTTTCTGGAACTGCTGGAGCGGCAGTTTCCCATCGACGCGCCGGCCCCCGGCTTACAATTGCGCACGCCCAGCGACTTTGCCAATCAGCTCTCGGTACACGTCAACCACCTCAACCGGGCCGTGCGCGAAACGACCGGCAAAACCACCGGCACCCACCTGGCCGAGCGCGTGGTGACCGAAGCCAAGGCACTACTGTTGCACACCAATTGGGGCACGGCCGAGATTGCCTACGGACTGGGCTTTGAGTATCCGAATTACTTCAACAACTTCTTCAAGAAGCACACTGGCCACGCGCCTACTACCTGGCGCGAGCAAACTACCCTAGCGGCCGGCGAACAGGGCAAGGTGCTGGTAGTAGCGCAATAA
- a CDS encoding PDZ domain-containing protein, protein MAATPLKLGSYAGLTLALFGLASYRFYERQGPQNPPSKEQILVGSIAQGLSQAHYQPQRLDDNFSWRVYELALKRLDYRRKFLLQADVAQLAKYQFDIDDETKRGTREFLDLGTTLMTERTQQVQALVTELLAQPFTFDADETIQTDYEKTAFPASVADRREQWRKQLKYETLARVAELLDEQDKRRDRVRLASLRHEPLPAAPAERTVAQFEVEARQRVRTYYKEQFANQPDADELLARYANVIANTYDPHTDYLAPQRKEDFDFQLTGRMDGIGAQLHERDGLIYIEDIVPGSASYRQGELKKGDAILRVAQGAAEPVSIEGWHANKAVTLIRGKKGTEVRLTVKRADGSTKVIPIVRDVVLNEATYAQSAVINDPSGLKIGYLRLPVFYADFKDEGGARRLRT, encoded by the coding sequence ATGGCTGCTACTCCGCTCAAACTTGGTTCTTACGCTGGCCTCACGCTGGCGCTCTTTGGCTTGGCCTCGTACCGCTTCTACGAGCGCCAGGGTCCTCAGAACCCGCCGAGTAAGGAGCAGATACTAGTAGGCTCTATTGCGCAGGGGCTTTCGCAGGCGCACTATCAACCCCAGCGCCTCGATGATAACTTCAGCTGGCGCGTGTATGAGCTGGCTCTCAAGCGCCTGGATTACCGCCGCAAGTTTTTGCTGCAAGCCGACGTGGCGCAGCTGGCAAAATACCAGTTTGACATCGACGACGAGACTAAACGAGGTACCCGCGAATTTCTGGACCTGGGCACTACGCTCATGACTGAGCGCACTCAGCAGGTGCAGGCCCTGGTGACCGAGCTGCTCGCCCAGCCCTTCACCTTCGACGCTGACGAAACCATCCAGACTGACTACGAGAAGACCGCCTTCCCCGCTTCGGTGGCCGACCGCCGCGAGCAGTGGCGCAAGCAGCTCAAGTACGAGACGCTGGCCCGCGTGGCTGAACTGCTCGACGAGCAGGACAAGCGTCGGGACCGGGTGCGCCTGGCTAGCCTGCGCCACGAGCCGCTGCCCGCCGCCCCCGCCGAGCGTACCGTGGCCCAGTTCGAAGTGGAGGCCCGCCAGCGCGTGCGCACCTATTACAAGGAGCAGTTTGCCAACCAGCCCGACGCCGACGAGCTGCTGGCTCGCTACGCCAACGTGATTGCCAATACCTACGACCCGCACACCGACTACCTGGCGCCCCAGCGCAAAGAAGACTTTGATTTTCAGCTCACCGGGCGTATGGATGGCATCGGCGCCCAGCTGCACGAGCGCGATGGGCTTATTTACATCGAAGACATTGTGCCCGGCTCAGCCTCCTACCGGCAGGGCGAGTTGAAGAAAGGCGATGCCATTCTGCGCGTGGCCCAGGGCGCGGCCGAGCCCGTAAGCATCGAGGGTTGGCATGCCAATAAGGCTGTGACCCTCATTCGGGGCAAAAAAGGCACGGAGGTACGCCTGACTGTGAAAAGGGCCGACGGCTCCACCAAAGTCATTCCCATCGTGCGCGACGTGGTGCTGAACGAAGCCACCTACGCCCAGTCCGCCGTTATTAACGACCCGAGCGGCCTCAAAATCGGGTACTTACGCCTGCCTGTTTTCTATGCCGACTTTAAGGACGAGGGGGGCGCTCGTCGGCTGAGGACGTAA
- a CDS encoding carboxy terminal-processing peptidase → MKGIVFDLRENGGGSLRDAVDMAGLFISSGPVVQVHDSRGTTSVLNDRDPRVQYDGPLVVLVNKHSASASEILAAAIQDYKRGLIIGTPTTYGKGTVQRIVDLDEMVPAGLNTFKPLGSLKFTMQKFYRITGSSTQFKGVASDIVLPDVASDLDEGEQQADYALKWDEIKSASYHPWDAQPDYAKLEAKSKARVAANPSFRQLTAIVQSLRKRQAETVVPLQLAKFQARRHLLQAEAEKYEALQATAKPLALAALTADRQALQGDSAQVSRAMRFTRGLPKDLTLNEAVAVLKDAQ, encoded by the coding sequence GTGAAAGGCATCGTCTTCGACCTGCGCGAAAACGGCGGTGGCTCGCTGCGCGACGCGGTGGATATGGCCGGGCTCTTTATTTCCAGCGGCCCGGTGGTGCAGGTGCACGACAGTCGCGGCACCACGAGCGTGCTCAACGACCGCGACCCGCGCGTGCAGTACGACGGCCCGCTGGTGGTGCTGGTGAACAAGCACAGCGCCTCGGCCTCCGAAATCCTGGCCGCTGCCATCCAGGACTACAAGCGTGGCCTCATCATCGGCACGCCTACTACCTACGGCAAGGGCACGGTGCAACGCATCGTGGACCTCGACGAGATGGTGCCCGCCGGGCTCAACACGTTCAAGCCGCTGGGCTCGCTCAAGTTCACGATGCAGAAGTTCTACCGCATCACGGGCAGCTCCACGCAGTTCAAGGGCGTGGCCTCCGACATCGTGCTGCCCGATGTGGCTTCGGACCTCGACGAGGGCGAGCAGCAGGCTGACTACGCCCTGAAGTGGGACGAGATTAAGTCGGCTAGCTACCACCCCTGGGATGCGCAGCCCGACTACGCCAAACTCGAAGCCAAAAGCAAGGCCCGCGTGGCCGCCAACCCCAGCTTCCGGCAACTGACGGCCATCGTGCAAAGCCTGCGCAAGCGCCAGGCCGAAACGGTGGTGCCGCTGCAACTCGCCAAGTTCCAGGCCCGGCGTCACCTGCTCCAGGCGGAGGCCGAGAAGTACGAAGCGCTGCAAGCCACGGCTAAGCCCCTGGCCCTTGCTGCGCTGACTGCCGACCGGCAGGCCCTGCAAGGCGACTCAGCCCAGGTTAGTCGGGCCATGCGCTTCACCCGGGGCCTGCCGAAAGACCTGACCCTGAACGAGGCCGTAGCGGTGCTGAAGGACGCGCAATAA
- a CDS encoding outer membrane beta-barrel protein — protein MRAHSFFCIALLPSLLALAATAHAQAPVAGTVQDGAGHGLPFATAVLLHLPDSTVAASQTTTAQGAFRFERVAAGRYCLQALALGYAAGRVPVLVGSAPVQVPALHLQATATALKEVVVQGRPPLLEQHADRTVVNIDRLNTAGDNALEALKKIPGITLDQEEHLHYRGSGSVLVLLDGKPSYLTGEALSQYLKSIPAAQLSQVELLPNPPASLDAAGTAGVINIRTKRSILPGLTGTLTGTAAKTRYTRGSTSANLAYNVGRVRTFGRVGIGYSDFYNQLTVKRLIRDTTFTQQNYWRPLTGYLSYAAGADVALTKHHTLGGQVRGSYSAQDAQVSSESVVTAADGRLAGYLAMRNPRANTSRDLALNLNYRWALDTLGRELTADADLVQGATAGHQDFLPLNSPPTGAVGALVGQQRSRQGSDVTIRALKVDYVHPLPGHWRAEAGAKASWVTTNSRLAFEKLGATSNEWQLDSNRTNTFQYDERIAAGYFTLSTTLKKLELKAGLRGEHTHSVGESPTTGQRVARDYFQLFPTLFASYQFSPHDQLSLSAGRRISRPSYQNLNPFINYTDAYTAMQGNPYLAPSLARSFVLNYLHRGFQVLSLSYLLETNVVNEVAYQNDQTKVTTTRPMNLDQALTLTLSSGGHTDLTKWWGMDNQVGATYGEVQTLVDGQAVQLRQLGAMATSNHTFNLPRHYQLLVGGEYNGPSVNGLFALRASGAFNLGLRKQLWQEKATLSLKLSDLFYTDGWFSSLHYQNINTDWVNRYDSRRLTVSFTYKLGGGKTHSARTSSSADEEGRAGH, from the coding sequence ATGCGTGCCCATTCTTTTTTCTGCATTGCCCTGCTGCCCTCGCTGCTCGCCTTGGCCGCTACCGCCCACGCCCAAGCCCCGGTGGCTGGCACCGTGCAGGACGGGGCGGGCCACGGCCTGCCCTTCGCCACCGCCGTGCTGCTGCACCTGCCCGACTCGACCGTAGCGGCTTCGCAGACCACTACCGCGCAGGGCGCGTTTCGCTTCGAGCGGGTAGCGGCCGGCCGCTACTGCCTGCAGGCGTTGGCCCTGGGCTACGCGGCCGGCCGGGTGCCGGTGCTGGTGGGTAGCGCGCCGGTGCAGGTGCCGGCGCTCCACCTACAAGCTACTGCCACGGCCCTAAAGGAGGTGGTGGTGCAGGGCCGCCCGCCGCTGCTGGAGCAGCACGCCGACCGCACCGTGGTGAATATAGACCGCCTGAACACGGCCGGCGACAACGCCCTGGAAGCGCTCAAAAAAATACCCGGCATTACCCTCGACCAAGAGGAGCACCTGCACTACCGGGGCAGCGGCAGCGTGCTGGTGCTCCTCGATGGCAAGCCGTCGTACCTCACGGGCGAGGCCCTGAGCCAGTACCTCAAGAGTATTCCCGCCGCCCAGCTCAGCCAGGTAGAGCTGCTGCCCAACCCGCCCGCCTCGCTCGACGCGGCGGGCACGGCCGGGGTCATCAACATCCGAACCAAGCGCAGCATTTTGCCGGGCCTGACGGGCACGCTCACTGGCACGGCGGCCAAAACCCGCTACACGCGTGGCAGCACTAGCGCCAATCTAGCCTACAACGTGGGCCGGGTCCGCACGTTCGGTCGGGTTGGCATAGGCTATTCCGATTTCTATAATCAGCTTACTGTCAAACGCCTGATTCGCGACACCACGTTTACCCAGCAAAATTACTGGCGCCCGCTCACCGGCTACCTGAGCTATGCCGCCGGGGCCGACGTGGCCCTGACCAAGCACCACACCTTGGGTGGGCAGGTGCGCGGCAGCTACTCCGCGCAGGACGCCCAGGTGAGCAGCGAGTCGGTTGTCACCGCCGCCGACGGGCGCCTCGCCGGCTACCTGGCCATGCGCAACCCCCGCGCCAATACCTCGCGCGACCTGGCGCTAAACCTGAATTACCGCTGGGCCCTCGACACGCTGGGGCGCGAGCTGACGGCCGATGCCGACCTGGTGCAGGGAGCGACGGCCGGCCACCAGGACTTTTTGCCCCTCAACTCACCCCCAACCGGGGCAGTTGGGGCCCTTGTCGGCCAACAGCGCAGCCGGCAGGGCAGCGACGTGACCATTCGCGCGCTTAAAGTTGACTACGTGCATCCGCTGCCCGGCCACTGGCGGGCCGAGGCCGGGGCCAAGGCCAGCTGGGTCACCACCAATAGCCGCCTTGCCTTCGAGAAGCTAGGGGCTACTTCCAATGAGTGGCAGCTGGATTCCAACCGTACCAATACTTTTCAGTACGACGAGCGCATCGCGGCCGGCTATTTCACTCTGAGCACCACGCTGAAAAAGCTGGAATTGAAAGCCGGCTTGCGCGGCGAGCACACCCACTCGGTAGGCGAGTCGCCCACGACCGGCCAGCGCGTGGCGCGCGACTACTTCCAGCTGTTTCCGACGCTCTTTGCCAGCTACCAGTTCAGCCCGCACGACCAACTGAGTTTGTCGGCCGGGCGGCGCATCAGCCGGCCTTCCTACCAGAACCTCAACCCGTTTATTAATTATACCGATGCCTATACTGCCATGCAGGGCAATCCCTACCTGGCCCCTTCGCTAGCCCGCTCGTTCGTGCTCAACTACCTGCACCGGGGCTTTCAAGTGCTGAGCCTGAGCTACCTGCTCGAAACGAACGTAGTGAACGAAGTGGCCTACCAGAACGACCAAACCAAGGTGACTACCACCCGCCCCATGAACCTGGACCAGGCGCTCACGCTTACCCTCAGTTCGGGTGGGCACACCGACCTGACCAAGTGGTGGGGCATGGACAACCAGGTGGGTGCCACCTACGGCGAAGTGCAGACGCTGGTAGACGGCCAGGCCGTGCAACTGCGCCAGCTGGGCGCGATGGCCACTTCCAATCACACCTTCAACCTGCCCCGGCACTACCAGCTGCTGGTAGGCGGCGAGTACAATGGCCCCAGCGTCAACGGCCTGTTTGCCCTGCGGGCTAGCGGGGCGTTCAATTTGGGGCTGCGCAAGCAGCTGTGGCAGGAGAAAGCCACGCTCAGCCTGAAGCTTAGCGACCTGTTTTACACGGACGGCTGGTTTAGCTCGCTGCACTACCAGAATATTAATACGGACTGGGTAAACCGCTACGACAGTCGCCGGCTCACGGTGAGCTTCACCTACAAGCTGGGCGGTGGCAAAACGCACAGCGCCCGCACCAGCAGCAGCGCCGATGAGGAAGGCCGCGCCGGGCACTAG
- a CDS encoding sensor histidine kinase, whose translation MLYLKKFFRWHVLAWTAYFGYVVLGGLIRPETAGHNPRISLAQNVWLDASFLVARITTFYFCYLLVFPRLLRVGRLPLLVLGLGAVGPVFAGVRAALEEGLYPWLLGFQNYWPGTSLSMYLFDGFYYAIPNSVLAAALWAAEQVLHRERENQQLVAARRTAELAFLKTQLNPHFLYNTLNMLYGLAYGVDKALAGGLLKLSELMRYMLRDTPDGLVDLREEIEYLANFLDLYRLRYPGRLHAALTVTGDPAGHRVAPLLLIPFVENAFKHGVLDDPATPVRLHLVLTPGAIEFTVENQRHNYQPDHGSGIGLANLHRRLELLYPDMYAWQVGPEGQQFRAHLRLDVPARATVLAATAPMETLLPALAVVSA comes from the coding sequence ATGCTCTACCTGAAGAAGTTTTTCCGCTGGCACGTACTGGCCTGGACGGCCTACTTTGGCTACGTCGTGCTGGGGGGGCTGATTAGGCCCGAAACCGCCGGCCACAACCCTCGCATTAGTCTGGCCCAGAACGTGTGGCTCGATGCCTCGTTTCTCGTGGCCCGTATCACGACGTTCTACTTCTGCTACCTGCTGGTGTTTCCGCGCCTGCTGCGCGTGGGGCGGCTGCCGCTGCTGGTGCTCGGGCTGGGGGCCGTCGGCCCCGTATTCGCCGGCGTGCGGGCGGCCCTCGAAGAAGGGCTATACCCGTGGTTGCTGGGCTTCCAGAACTACTGGCCTGGTACCTCGCTCAGCATGTACCTCTTCGACGGCTTCTACTACGCTATCCCCAACTCGGTGTTAGCGGCTGCCCTGTGGGCGGCTGAGCAAGTACTGCACCGCGAGCGCGAAAACCAGCAGCTGGTCGCCGCCCGCCGCACCGCCGAGCTGGCCTTCCTCAAAACGCAGCTTAATCCGCACTTCCTCTACAATACCCTGAACATGCTCTACGGGCTGGCCTACGGCGTAGACAAGGCCCTGGCCGGGGGGCTGCTCAAGCTCTCGGAACTGATGCGCTACATGCTGCGCGACACGCCCGATGGCCTGGTAGACCTGCGCGAGGAAATAGAGTACCTCGCTAATTTCTTGGACCTCTACCGCCTGCGCTACCCCGGCCGCCTGCACGCCGCGCTGACCGTGACGGGCGACCCCGCCGGCCACCGCGTGGCCCCGCTGCTGCTCATCCCCTTCGTCGAGAATGCCTTCAAGCACGGCGTGCTCGACGACCCTGCTACCCCCGTGCGCCTGCATCTGGTGCTGACTCCTGGGGCGATAGAGTTCACGGTCGAAAACCAGCGCCATAACTACCAACCTGACCACGGCAGCGGTATTGGGCTAGCCAACCTGCACCGGCGGCTGGAACTGCTGTACCCCGACATGTATGCCTGGCAAGTTGGGCCGGAGGGGCAGCAGTTCCGGGCCCACCTGCGCTTAGACGTGCCAGCCAGAGCCACCGTACTGGCCGCTACCGCCCCAATGGAGACGCTGCTACCTGCGCTGGCCGTGGTGTCGGCCTAA
- a CDS encoding LytTR family DNA-binding domain-containing protein: MIRCLVIDDEPPALAILADYISQTPFLTLAGTTTDPIEGLTWVQQGRTDLVFLDIQMPRLTGLQFLKLAGHKVRVVLTTAYPEYALDGYENDVVDYLLKPIAFERFLKAAHKALALLAPAAAAAPVETSSPPPAAGPPPVVAPDYFFVKGETKNKYLRIAHADVLYVEGLNNYVLLHLPTQRVATYHTLKELVETLPQPPFLRVHKSFIVNLEHVRLLDGSTLYVQDKLIPVSDTYREALYRVVRGGRGE, from the coding sequence ATGATACGCTGCCTGGTAATTGACGACGAACCGCCCGCGCTGGCTATTCTGGCCGACTACATCAGCCAAACGCCCTTTCTGACGCTGGCCGGCACTACTACCGACCCCATCGAGGGCCTGACCTGGGTGCAACAGGGCCGGACCGACCTCGTATTTCTCGACATCCAGATGCCCCGCCTCACGGGGCTGCAATTCCTCAAGCTGGCTGGTCACAAGGTGCGCGTAGTGCTCACCACGGCCTACCCCGAGTACGCGCTCGACGGCTACGAGAACGACGTAGTAGACTACCTGCTCAAGCCCATTGCCTTCGAGCGTTTCCTGAAAGCCGCCCACAAGGCGCTGGCGCTGCTAGCCCCGGCTGCCGCAGCCGCCCCCGTGGAAACCTCATCGCCTCCACCGGCCGCCGGCCCACCTCCCGTAGTGGCTCCCGACTATTTCTTCGTGAAGGGTGAGACGAAAAACAAGTACCTACGCATTGCCCACGCCGACGTGCTCTACGTGGAGGGCCTCAACAACTACGTGCTGCTGCACTTGCCTACCCAGCGCGTGGCCACCTACCACACCCTCAAGGAATTGGTGGAAACGCTACCACAGCCCCCATTTCTGCGGGTGCACAAGTCGTTCATCGTCAACCTAGAACATGTGCGCCTGCTCGATGGCAGCACGCTCTACGTGCAGGACAAGCTGATTCCGGTGAGTGACACTTACCGCGAGGCCCTCTATCGGGTAGTGCGCGGGGGTAGGGGAGAGTAG
- the gap gene encoding type I glyceraldehyde-3-phosphate dehydrogenase, translated as MAKIKVAINGFGRIGRLTFKSLLGRDNVEIVAINDLTDNKTLAHLLKYDSVHGRFDGTVSYDDTSLTVNGQHIAALAERDPKLLPWKDMGVDIVLESTGRFVDEAGAGQHITAGAKKVVISAPATGNIPTVVLGVNEDTLKGDETIISNASCTTNCLAPMAKVLDDAFGIEKGYITTVHAYTSDQNLQDAPHKDLRRARAAAYSIIPTSTGAAKAVGLVLPQLKGKLDGIAMRVPIPDGSTTDLTVILKKEATKQQINDALKAAAEGPLKGILEYSTDPLVSIDIVGNKHSCIFDSELTSTNGTLAKVVGWYDNETGYSTRTADLIQKLGEKMVG; from the coding sequence ATGGCAAAAATTAAAGTCGCCATCAACGGCTTTGGCCGCATTGGCCGCCTCACCTTCAAGTCGCTGCTCGGCCGCGACAATGTGGAGATTGTGGCCATCAACGACCTGACTGACAACAAAACCCTCGCCCATTTGCTGAAGTACGACTCGGTGCACGGCCGCTTCGACGGCACGGTGAGCTACGACGATACTAGCCTGACCGTAAACGGCCAGCACATCGCCGCCCTCGCCGAGCGTGACCCCAAGCTGCTGCCCTGGAAGGATATGGGCGTGGATATTGTGCTCGAAAGCACGGGCCGCTTCGTAGACGAAGCCGGTGCTGGCCAGCACATTACAGCGGGTGCCAAGAAGGTCGTGATTTCGGCTCCGGCTACCGGCAATATCCCCACGGTAGTGCTCGGCGTGAACGAGGACACGCTGAAAGGTGACGAGACCATCATCTCGAACGCCAGCTGCACCACCAACTGCCTGGCCCCGATGGCTAAGGTATTGGATGATGCCTTCGGTATTGAGAAAGGCTACATCACCACGGTGCACGCCTACACCTCAGACCAAAACCTGCAAGATGCGCCCCACAAGGACCTGCGCCGCGCCCGCGCCGCGGCCTACAGCATCATCCCGACTTCGACCGGCGCAGCCAAGGCCGTGGGCCTGGTGCTGCCCCAGCTTAAGGGCAAGCTCGATGGTATCGCCATGCGCGTGCCTATTCCGGACGGCTCAACGACCGACCTGACCGTGATTCTGAAAAAAGAAGCTACCAAGCAGCAAATCAACGACGCCCTCAAGGCGGCGGCTGAAGGCCCGCTGAAAGGCATCCTCGAATACAGCACCGACCCGCTGGTGAGCATCGACATCGTGGGCAACAAGCACTCGTGCATCTTCGACTCGGAGCTGACCTCGACCAATGGCACCCTGGCTAAGGTAGTGGGCTGGTACGACAACGAAACCGGCTACTCGACCCGCACCGCCGACCTTATCCAGAAGCTGGGTGAGAAAATGGTAGGCTAG